A segment of the candidate division Zixibacteria bacterium HGW-Zixibacteria-1 genome:
GCTGATGCTCTCGCGATTATGAATCCGCTTGATGGACTCACCAAAAAGATGCGCCACCGAGACCACTTCGATTTTGTCAGAAAACTTCTCCGGCTGATTTTCGATAGTGTCGGTAATGAAAAGTTTTTTTATCGGAGAATCATCAATTCGTTTCGAGGCACCTTCGGCCAGAACGCCATGAACGACCGCGGCATAGACAGCAATGGCGCCTTTTTTTATCAACAGCCGGGCGGCATCGACCAGGGTTCCGCCGGAAATAGTGAAATCATCAACCAGTACCGCCGTCTTCCCTTTCACATCGCCGATAATTTCCAGCACCGAGGCTTTTTCATTATGCGCGACTCGTTCCTTGTCGGCGATGGCCACCGACACGCCGAGACATGAGGCATATTTCCGGGCCATGTGGGCATAGCCGGTATCGGGCGAGACGATGATGGCATTCTTGAGATTTTCTTCTTTTAACCGGTCGCACAGGGCGGGCAATGCGTACAGGTTGTCCACCGGCACACGGAAGAAGCCCTGAATCTGCGGCGCATGGAGATCCATGGTCACGACACGGTCGGCGCCGGCCGCCTCGATGGTATCGGCGCAGACCCGCGCTCGAATCGACACCCGTGGCTCATCTTTTTTGTCGCCCTTGGCATAGCTGAAATATGGAATAACGGCCGTGACACTGTCGGCGCTGGCCCGCTTGAAGGCATCAATCCAGAAAAGAAGCTCCATGAAATTGCCGTTGGCCGGAAAGACGGTGGACTGGATAATATAAACCCTGCGGCCGCGAACATTTTCAAGAATTCTGACAAAGGTGTTGCCTTCCGAGAAATGAAAGGCCTCATTTTTACCCGGTTCGATGCCAAGATAATCGCAAATCCGGGCAGTTAATTTTTTGCTGCCGGTTCCTGCAAAGACCGCCATTTCATCAGGATTCATATCGACCCTCCTTGACTGGAAAATTTCCACGGATTACCGTAGGGATAATAGCAGCTTAAAGTGACGCCGTCAACGGCAAAAATATTTTAATTAAGATCATTAATCCGACAGATAATTTGCCAAAACAACTTAAGGGCCGGGGCGTGACGCCCCGGCCCTTTTTTGACCCGAACAGGAGGAGACAATTACAGGCCCGAAATATTCATATCTTTCGGATATTCTATCCGCAGTGATATAAGCAGTTCTTTCGTTTCGCCCGGCTTCAGATCGACCAGCCAGGTTGCTTTGCCTTTCTCATCGATCGAATCCGGTTTCGGAATGACATCCGTTAATTTGGTCTTTATCCGGCCGTCCTGGCTGACCGGTGTCGGCTCCTCGACCGTAATTCGCCGTGATTTTTTATCATTATTGGTCACCGTGATTTTAATGGTGCGTTCAAGGCGCCAATTATCGGTCTTATCTTCCTTTTTCTCGGAGAGAATCTCGCGTTTGACTTTTATATTATTATCTTTTCCGAAAAACAGCTTGAAAGGCTGCCCCGGAACGATTGGCCCGCGGATACCGGCCCGGCCGAGATAATCGCTGTCGGCGAAAATCGAAACTTCGCCCGACATCAGCGGCGCCTCATCCTGATTGGTCATGGAGACCAGCCGGA
Coding sequences within it:
- a CDS encoding ribose-phosphate pyrophosphokinase — encoded protein: MNPDEMAVFAGTGSKKLTARICDYLGIEPGKNEAFHFSEGNTFVRILENVRGRRVYIIQSTVFPANGNFMELLFWIDAFKRASADSVTAVIPYFSYAKGDKKDEPRVSIRARVCADTIEAAGADRVVTMDLHAPQIQGFFRVPVDNLYALPALCDRLKEENLKNAIIVSPDTGYAHMARKYASCLGVSVAIADKERVAHNEKASVLEIIGDVKGKTAVLVDDFTISGGTLVDAARLLIKKGAIAVYAAVVHGVLAEGASKRIDDSPIKKLFITDTIENQPEKFSDKIEVVSVAHLFGESIKRIHNRESISAMFPQ